A section of the Plutella xylostella chromosome 18, ilPluXylo3.1, whole genome shotgun sequence genome encodes:
- the LOC105381769 gene encoding diphthine--ammonia ligase produces MRVVALISGGKDSCYNMMQCVGAGHDIVALANLRPQHRDELDSYMYQTVGHMGIDLYAEAMGLPLFREVISGTALDQGRNYKPTTNDEVEDLYRLLAKVKDEVGVEAVAVGAILSDYQRIRVENVCGRLGLVSLAYLWRRNQKELLQEMISSGVDAIIIKVAALGLEPRAHLGMTLREVQPHLLLMQEKYGLNVCGEGGEYETFTLDCPLFRKRLVVDQTELVMTTDDPVSPVGYLNLSKLHLEDKDNNDITLPPTVKNALDFVSDLSDTVFSDLSDLEHSESELESIEKLEKEEKKKKQQEKELNPLLTYSGDKEVNDVAEVEEEPIQEGYYYDQAHLESDRHTVVDHRSIFGNRHGWYFIGGIVGEGSDTGPATEDAMQKLINLLSSENLRLQDVCSVNIYMRDMADYNDLNKVYLDNFSFENPPTRVCVAVPLPKDVGLILDAVAHKPSTSQEIEHNSNKERVTMHVQGISHWAPANIGPYSQAVKVGELISTCGQIALVPGSMRLVEGGARRQCALALRHLTRVIRAVNPRAHIRSVVQSVCYTTHGSMINEARRQLERRTAGAIAQYASVSALPRAAAVEWRALAHTHNNRFDYEETGCNVGEYKVAITRRWNYENTVAAFVCNVATGSSPSSCQLSFPSEEACQSHRALASQMTTEEITEVLEYALSKLLNECQETEPRPAVNMRIFYQVWSAPPLPRILAALAAARARVCPAAACSCVPVLALHNAATFLSVSSLRTDE; encoded by the exons ATGAGGGTTGTGGCGCTAATTAGTGGCGGCAAAGACAGCTGCTACAATATGATGCAGTGTGTCGGCGCCGGGCACGACATCGTGGCGCTGGCTAATCTCAGACCGCAGCACAGAG ATGAGCTGGACAGCTACATGTACCAGACGGTGGGCCACATGGGCATTGACCTGTATGCGGAGGCGATGGGCCTGCCACTGTTCCGTGAGGTCATCAGCGGCACCGCACTGGACCAGGGCCGCAACTACAAGCCCACTACCAATGATGAGGTTGAAGACCTGTACCGGTTGCTCGCCAAAGTTAAG GATGAAGTAGGAGTGGAAGCAGTGGCTGTTGGCGCCATCTTGTCCGATTACCAAAGAATACGAGTCGAGAAtgt GTGTGGAAGGTTAGGTCTAGTCTCGCTGGCATATCTGTGGAGGAGAAACCAAAAGGAATTGTTGCAAGAGATGATATCAAGCGGTGTTGATGCCATTATTATAAAG GTGGCAGCCCTAGGCCTCGAACCGCGCGCGCACCTCGGCATGACCCTGCGCGAGGTGCAGCCCCACCTGCTGCTGATGCAGGAGAAGTACGGGCTGAACGTGTGTGGTGAAGGAGGGGAATATGAGACCTTCACGCTCGACTGTCCTCTGTTCCGGAAGCGGCTCGTTGT TGACCAAACGGAACTAGTGATGACAACCGACGACCCGGTCTCCCCAGTCGGCTACCTCAACCTGTCCAAGCTGCACCTCGAAGACAAAGACAACAACGACATCACCCTCCCGCCAACCGTCAAAAACGCACTAGACTTCGTCAGCGACCTGAGCGACACAGTCTTCAGCGATCTAAGCGACCTCGAGCACAGCGAATCGGAATTGGAATCCATAGAGAAGCTAGAGAAGGAggaaaagaagaaaaaacagcAAGAGAAAGAGTTGAACCCTCTGCTTACTTATTCCGGGGATAAGGAGGTCAACGATGTGGCGGAAGTCGAAGAGGAACCGATACAAGAGGGGTACTACTACGACCAAGCGCATTTGGAGAGCGACCGCCATACGGTAGTAGACCACCGGAGTATATTCGGCAACCGACACGGCTGGTACTTTATAGGCGGGATAGTGGGGGAGGGAAGCGACACCGGCCCCGCCACAGAGGACGCTATGCAAAAACTTATTA ATTTACTCTCTTCGGAAAATTTGAGACTGCAGGACGTGTGTTCCGTAAACATTTACATGCGGGACATGGCTGACTACAATGATTTAAATAAGGTTTATTTGGACAACTTTAGTTTCGAGAATCCCCCGACCAGGGTGTGTGTTGCAGTTCCGTTGCCAAAAGATGTCGGTCTCATTTTGGATGCC gtTGCTCACAAGCCAAGTACTAGTCAAGAAATTGAGCATAATAGTAATAAGGAAAGAGTTACAATGCATGTTCAAGGCATCTCCCACTGGGCGCCAGCCAATATTGGCCCTTACAGCCAAGCCGTGAAG GTGGGCGAGCTAATAAGCACATGCGGGCAGATAGCGCTAGTCCCGGGCAGCATGCGCCTGGTGgagggcggcgcgcggcgccaGTGTGCCCTGGCCCTTAGACACCTCACCAGGGTCATCCGAGCCGTCAACCCGAGGGCGCACATACGGAGCGTGGTTCAG AGCGTCTGCTACACAACGCACGGCAGCATGATCAACGAGGCTCGCCGGCAGCTGGAGCGGCGCACCGCCGGCGCCATCGCGCAGTACGCGAGCGTGTCCGCGctgccccgcgccgccgccgtcgagTGGCGCGCGTTGGCGCACACGCACAACAACCGCTTCGACT ATGAAGAGACGGGGTGCAACGTGGGTGAATACAAGGTGGCCATCACGAGGAGGTGGAACTACGAGAACACCGTCGCCGCCTTCGTGTGTAATGTAGCCACAG GCTCATCCCCCTCCTCCTGCCAGCTCTCATTCCCCTCCGAAGAGGCGTGCCAGTCGCACCGCGCGCTCGCCTCGCAGATGACTACTGAAGAGATCACCGAGGTGCTGGAGTACGCGCTCAGCAAACTGCTGAATGAGTGTCAGGAGACGGAGCCTCGGCCCGCGGTTAATATGAGGATATTCTATCAG